A stretch of Caenorhabditis elegans chromosome IV DNA encodes these proteins:
- the col-14 gene encoding Cuticle collagen 14 (Partially confirmed by transcript evidence), whose translation MAKRARLRLILLAKLVSLKMSDEKEKRSLRPVAFVAVVFSTVAITSCLITFPLILHYIQTLESQVQLDLEFCQARARDMWKEMLDIETGGKKDSAKLANIVLNHRRLEKRDTLQDFWARRLHDQELRDQPVGYDNPSVGVESFNSEGGGCCTCHRGPPGPAGDGGRDGADGVDGTPGEIGPPGPPAPPGPDPHSLFPPQCPCEAPPGDGGPPGQPGPDGPPGAPGNAGEDGKPGDQGPRGPPGIPGAPGQPGRPGPPGEPGTYKTEVGPAGRAGAPGRPGPPGQPGPAGPPGENGKGGGQGPSGLPGPPGQPGQNGAPGEVGQPGDNGAPGSCDHCPPARLAPGY comes from the exons tcatTGAGGCCTGTTGCCTTTGTGGCTGTGGTGTTCTCAACTGTTGCCATTACATCATGCCTTATCacttttccattaattttgcATTATATTCAAACTTTGGAATCTCAAGTTCAACTTGATCTTGAATTCTGCCAGGCTAGAGCTAGAGATATGTGGAAAGAAATGTTGGATATTGAAACTGGAGGAAAGAAGGATTCAGCAAAATTGGCTAACATTGTTCTCAATCATAGAAGACTCGAGAAACG TGACACTCTCCAAGACTTCTGGGCTCGCCGCCTTCACGACCAAGAACTCCGTGACCAACCGGTTGGATACGATAATCCATCTGTTGGAGTTGAATCATTCAACTCCGAAGGTGGAGGGTGCTGCACTTGTCATcgtggaccaccaggaccagctggagATGGTGGACGTGATGGAGCCGATGGAGTGGATGGAACACCGGGAGAGATTGGACCTCCAGGACCCCCAGCTCCACCAGGACCAGATCCACACTCACTCTTCCCACCACAATGTCCATGTGAGGCTCCACCAGGTGACGGTGGACCaccaggacaaccaggaccagatggaccaccaggagccccaggaaatGCCGGAGAGGACGGGAAACCAGGAGATCAAGGACCACGTGGACCACCAGGAATtccaggagctccaggacaaccaggacgtccaggaccaccaggagagcCAGGAACCTACAAGACTGAAGTTGGACCAGCTGGAAGAGCCGGAGCTCCAGGAagaccaggaccaccaggacaaccaggaccagctggaccaccaggagaaAATGGAAAGGGAGGTGGCCAAGGACCATCAGGGCTCCCAGGACCACCAGGGCAACCAGGACAAAATGGAGCACCAGGAGAAGTTGGACAACCAGGAGACAACGGAGCTCCAGGAAGTTGCGATCATTGTCCACCAGCTCGTTTGGCTCCAGGATATTag
- the col-14 gene encoding Nematode cuticle collagen N-terminal domain-containing protein (Confirmed by transcript evidence): MSDEKEKRSLRPVAFVAVVFSTVAITSCLITFPLILHYIQTLESQVQLDLEFCQARARDMWKEMLDIETGGKKDSAKLANIVLNHRRLEKRDTLQDFWARRLHDQELRDQPVGYDNPSVGVESFNSEGGGCCTCHRGPPGPAGDGGRDGADGVDGTPGEIGPPGPPAPPGPDPHSLFPPQCPCEAPPGDGGPPGQPGPDGPPGAPGNAGEDGKPGDQGPRGPPGIPGAPGQPGRPGPPGEPGTYKTEVGPAGRAGAPGRPGPPGQPGPAGPPGENGKGGGQGPSGLPGPPGQPGQNGAPGEVGQPGDNGAPGSCDHCPPARLAPGY; the protein is encoded by the exons tcatTGAGGCCTGTTGCCTTTGTGGCTGTGGTGTTCTCAACTGTTGCCATTACATCATGCCTTATCacttttccattaattttgcATTATATTCAAACTTTGGAATCTCAAGTTCAACTTGATCTTGAATTCTGCCAGGCTAGAGCTAGAGATATGTGGAAAGAAATGTTGGATATTGAAACTGGAGGAAAGAAGGATTCAGCAAAATTGGCTAACATTGTTCTCAATCATAGAAGACTCGAGAAACG TGACACTCTCCAAGACTTCTGGGCTCGCCGCCTTCACGACCAAGAACTCCGTGACCAACCGGTTGGATACGATAATCCATCTGTTGGAGTTGAATCATTCAACTCCGAAGGTGGAGGGTGCTGCACTTGTCATcgtggaccaccaggaccagctggagATGGTGGACGTGATGGAGCCGATGGAGTGGATGGAACACCGGGAGAGATTGGACCTCCAGGACCCCCAGCTCCACCAGGACCAGATCCACACTCACTCTTCCCACCACAATGTCCATGTGAGGCTCCACCAGGTGACGGTGGACCaccaggacaaccaggaccagatggaccaccaggagccccaggaaatGCCGGAGAGGACGGGAAACCAGGAGATCAAGGACCACGTGGACCACCAGGAATtccaggagctccaggacaaccaggacgtccaggaccaccaggagagcCAGGAACCTACAAGACTGAAGTTGGACCAGCTGGAAGAGCCGGAGCTCCAGGAagaccaggaccaccaggacaaccaggaccagctggaccaccaggagaaAATGGAAAGGGAGGTGGCCAAGGACCATCAGGGCTCCCAGGACCACCAGGGCAACCAGGACAAAATGGAGCACCAGGAGAAGTTGGACAACCAGGAGACAACGGAGCTCCAGGAAGTTGCGATCATTGTCCACCAGCTCGTTTGGCTCCAGGATATTag
- the dsb-3 gene encoding Double-Strand Break factor (Product from WormBase gene class dsb;~Confirmed by transcript evidence), with amino-acid sequence MIEITDDEDWFHCGVLAFSLEVVRQKNSDIDDRISVDEDFSSPINIKLSETQQMIIDEEPEEIDADVVTPNFSNDHFLQPRRCSMRLAVLEIERQETAMKKKEESKRQKIKKTKERKKHAIQAAKTRKQRNEIEEASQALLRCFRLVGNAKTKNGKRNISVWEDLHLSSCEFLNFISDTKSLEKSKFQIFLVNGCSALKNTMLAARPRTEETHQLMLGFIVSLYKAYDVALRTGVITVGGDLSRLLEQVFGKYLSTPKWMSPTHVPWIQTKNIFKLLLSIIEIPEIIYDLIDLLCKMQINVNRKSLEYKEHDESFKAYAATQINHFYTILANRVMFLDNQQRYSN; translated from the exons atgATCGAAATTACCGATGATGAGGACTGGTTCCACTGCGGTGTCTTAGCGTTTTCTCTTGAAGTTGTCCGCCAGAAAAATAGTGATATTGACGATCGGATTTCCGTAGATGAGGATTTTAGTAGTCCGATTAATATCAAACTATCTGAAACTCAACAAATGATAATCGATGAGGAACCTGAAGAAATTGATGCAGATGTCGTAActccgaatttttcgaatgatCATTTTCTTCAGCCAAGAAGATGTTCAATGAGACTAGCTGTTCTAGAAATAGAAAGACAAGAAACTGCcatgaaaaagaaagaagaaagtaaacgacagaaaattaaaaaaacaaaagaacgGAAGAAGCATGCAATTCAAGCTGCGAAAACTCGTAAACAACGGAACGAGATCGAAGAG GCTTCTCAAGCTCTTCTCCGATGTTTCCGTTTGGTTGGAAAcgcaaaaaccaaaaacggGAAGCGTAATATTTCTGTATGGGAGGATCTCCATTTATCTTCGTGTGAATTTCTCAA ctttatttCTGATACGAAATCCCTTGAGAagtcaaagtttcaaatttttcttgttaatgGATGTTCCGCTTTGAAAAACACAATGCTGGCTGCCAGG CCTAGAACTGAGGAAACGCATCAACTTATGCTTGGATTCATAGTCAGTCTTTACAAGGCTTATGATGTGGCTCTACGTACTGGAGTGATA ACTGTTGGAGGTGATCTCTCGAGGTTATTAGAACAagtatttggaaaatatttgtcaACTCCGAAGTGGATGTCTCCAACTCATGTACCTTGGATCCAGAcaaagaatattttcaaacttttactTTCGATTATCGAGATTCCTGAGATAATTTACGACTTGATTGATCTGCTGTGTAAAATGCAAATTAA tgtcAACCGGAAATCGTTAGAATACAAAGAACATGATGAAAGCTTCAAGGCGTATGCTGCAACCCAGATCAACCATTTCTACACAATTCTTGCTAATCGAGTGATGTTTTTAGATAATCAACAGAGATATAGCAATTGA
- the dsb-3 gene encoding Double-Strand Break factor (Product from WormBase gene class dsb;~Confirmed by transcript evidence) encodes MIEITDDEDWFHCGVLAFSLEVVRQKNSDIDDRISVDEDFSSPINIKLSETQQMIIDEEPEEIDADVVTPNFSNDHFLQPRRCSMRLAVLEIERQETAMKKKEESKRQKIKKTKERKKHAIQAAKTRKQRNEIEEASQALLRCFRLVGNAKTKNGKRNISVWEDLHLSSCEFLNFISDTKSLEKSKFQIFLVNGCSALKNTMLAARPRTEETHQLMLGFIVSLYKAYDVALRTGVITVGGDLSRLLEQVFGKYLSTPKWMSPTHVPWIQTKNIFKLLLSIIEIPEIIYDLIDLLCKMQINAREALANKIGMATNKFITQMKGVDVPIFLKTSTIF; translated from the exons atgATCGAAATTACCGATGATGAGGACTGGTTCCACTGCGGTGTCTTAGCGTTTTCTCTTGAAGTTGTCCGCCAGAAAAATAGTGATATTGACGATCGGATTTCCGTAGATGAGGATTTTAGTAGTCCGATTAATATCAAACTATCTGAAACTCAACAAATGATAATCGATGAGGAACCTGAAGAAATTGATGCAGATGTCGTAActccgaatttttcgaatgatCATTTTCTTCAGCCAAGAAGATGTTCAATGAGACTAGCTGTTCTAGAAATAGAAAGACAAGAAACTGCcatgaaaaagaaagaagaaagtaaacgacagaaaattaaaaaaacaaaagaacgGAAGAAGCATGCAATTCAAGCTGCGAAAACTCGTAAACAACGGAACGAGATCGAAGAG GCTTCTCAAGCTCTTCTCCGATGTTTCCGTTTGGTTGGAAAcgcaaaaaccaaaaacggGAAGCGTAATATTTCTGTATGGGAGGATCTCCATTTATCTTCGTGTGAATTTCTCAA ctttatttCTGATACGAAATCCCTTGAGAagtcaaagtttcaaatttttcttgttaatgGATGTTCCGCTTTGAAAAACACAATGCTGGCTGCCAGG CCTAGAACTGAGGAAACGCATCAACTTATGCTTGGATTCATAGTCAGTCTTTACAAGGCTTATGATGTGGCTCTACGTACTGGAGTGATA ACTGTTGGAGGTGATCTCTCGAGGTTATTAGAACAagtatttggaaaatatttgtcaACTCCGAAGTGGATGTCTCCAACTCATGTACCTTGGATCCAGAcaaagaatattttcaaacttttactTTCGATTATCGAGATTCCTGAGATAATTTACGACTTGATTGATCTGCTGTGTAAAATGCAAATTAA TGCTCGAGAAGCACTAGCTAATAAAATCGGAATGGCCACAAATAAGTTCATTACACAGATGAAGGGTGTCGATGttccgatttttctcaaaacatcaaccattttttaa
- the C46A5.6 gene encoding uncharacterized protein (Confirmed by transcript evidence), with protein sequence MLPLPWWMLGVGPEEEADESSDYDMVDGHSIEVQESVPTTPVSVFHTPSQSSIIDISDQLVDLPTFLKVAKRRSSTVLETATPAKTPKIQLSERRRKFQRNDTEVMIKTGEPVVDCDETLGLNWLFDTDYPRDAGSGDLLNSTFRIDHRNHGEGTSQITESPKNRDFPLFFSSFDDTTVLFNTTIAGDIDVNERNQASGDWIFRKDKSPTNDPIENDQETDEKTKSELGDGGEIVFKEPVQSTKKTRGRKRGTSVRIEKLSTSRRTSAKKKEEKQKETETFDADKNENPSTPTAPPTMTRRHTPSRKAKTNRTFRL encoded by the exons ATGTTGCCGCTTCCTTGGTGGATGTTGGGTGTTGGCCCCgaagaagaagctgatgaAAGTTCAGATTACGACATGGTCGACGGTCACAGTATTGAAGTTCAAGAATCAGTCCCAACGACCCCAGTGTCGGTGTTTCATACGCCTTCACAATCG TCTATCATTGATATTTCCGATCAGCTTGTTGATCTTCCGACGTTCCTGAAAGTTGCAAAAAGACGCTCGTCCACTGTTCTTGAAACCGCAACTCCAgcaaaaacgccaaaaattcaattatctgaaagacgaagaaaatttcagagaaatgaCACTGAAGTGATGATCAAAACAGGAGAACCAGTGGTAGATTGTGACGAGACATTGGGACTCAa TTGGCTTTTCGACACTGACTATCCTCGCGATGCAGGTTCTGGAGATCTACTTAACTCAACATTCCGTATTGACCATCGTAACCATGGAGAAGGAACATCACAAATAACAGAGTCGCCGAAAAATAGAGATTTCCCACtgtttttctcttcttttgaTGACACTACCGTACTCTTCAATACAACTATTGCCGGAGACATTGATGTAAATGAGAGAAATCAAGCTTCCGGTGattggattttcagaaaagataaGTCTCCCACAAATGAT CCGATTGAAAATGACCAAGAGACAGATGAAAAGACCAAATCTGAGCTTGGAGATGGTGgcgaaattgttttcaaagaGCCGGTACAAAGTACAAAg aaaacacgCGGAAGAAAACGAGGAACATCAGTTCGCATCGAGAAACTATC GACCTCTCGTCGTACTTCTGCCAAAAAGAAAGAGGAAAAGCAAAAGGAGACGGAGACATTCGATGCAGATAAGAATGAAAATCCATCCA CACCAACTGCACCACCAACAATGACGAGAAGACACACGCCATCAAGAAAAGCAAAGACAAATAGAACATTCAGACTTTAG
- the del-7 gene encoding Acid-sensing ion channel 1-like (Partially confirmed by transcript evidence) has translation MNCSCGHQTDRERVTHAARNMYIMKPPPENEVFISPITLASVNTTQYEEALKIAQFHCNCKYLWLRELHGLSAFMMSNSLMSKVFWAIVIMACAGWSIGNTISILKQYGDEATTTLLTILPTKQLKFPTMIFCPRNPDFLNYYNVLEDMYNHLGYMENTTNFHILQYAMTGFGFDNANGDTFNETYREQIHIYYLKWRGERTQYEMFDFMFNKNGYTCTDLFQTCYGGSQTYNCCDIFQPTYAMLRGRCFRLIDSYYQNDTDEVAKLSIFFNNMTSPILNTGVLPQLVLYNGDSNVEIGIYPRYYLNSNDWNRVRFYQKSMILLPKSDGCSTDPIYQGKFTCFVYKWLMQLIEQYNCTVPYYKYTLSYLKDVPICEPDVIVNNFENISLTPSTIGYKCTSACSRIENTVTLATSIDTDPDPSYMFRIEASFTYLEYEQYKEIRTTSTAGFISELGGQAGLFVGSSVMSFVQLFNSVFIQIYKILRNYCNKKGIRVRIGLYQTHPSEPADKYYERDAALSDEPPYPLDTILEVEEPNTMDADGMLLEAGDPISEVDAIELETWSSVSEIESFDSSNYLPTPSFSSSEQHSTICEEPEDIRTAKLIWIRENREMDL, from the exons ATG aattgtAGCTGTGGTCATCAAACAGATCGTGAACGTGTAACGCATGCGGCTCGAAATATGTACATCATGAAACCTCCACCAGAAAACGAGGTttttat ATCTCCCATCACACTGGCTTCCGTAAACACAACACAATATGAggaagctttgaaaattgcacaatttcATTGCAACTGTAAATATCTATGGCTTCGTGAGCTTCATGGTTTATCTGCTTTTATGATGTCGAATTCATTAATGTCAAAAGTTTTCTGGGCAATTGTCATAATGGCTTGTGCAGGATGGTCTATTGGAAAtacaatttccattttaaaacaatacgGGGATGAAGCTACAACTACACTTCTCACTATACTTCCA ACAAAACAGTTGAAGTTTCCAACAATGATTTTTTGCCCAAGAAATCCGGATTTTCTTAATTATTATAATGTTCTTGAGGATATGTATAATCACCTAGGCTACATGGAGAATACCacaaatttccatattctaCAGTACGCAATGACTGGATTCGGTTTTGATAATGCTAATGGTGATACATTTAATGAAACTTATAG agagcAGATTCATATATACTATTTGAAATGGCGCGGTGAGAGAACACAGTATGAAATGTTTGACTTTATGTTTAACAAAAATGGTTACACCTGCACAGACTTATTCCAAACTTGTTATGGAGGCAGTCAGACGTATAACTGTTGTGACATATTTCAACCAACATATGCTATGCTACGTGGAAGATGTTTCAGATTAATTGATAGCTATTATCAGAACGATACAGATGAAGTTGCAAagctttcaattttcttcaacaaTATGACTAGCCCGATTCTCAACACTGgagttttg CCGCAACTAGTTCTTTACAATGGTGATTCGAATGTTGAAATAGGAATCTATCCAAGATACTATTTGAACAGCAATGATTGGAACCGCGTTCGTTTTTATCAGAAATCAATGATACTACTTCCCAAGAGTGATGGATGTTCAACAGATCCTATATATCAGGGAAAATTTACATGTTTTGTGTACAAATGGCTAATGCAATTGATTGAACAATACAATTGCACAGTTCCATATTACAAGTATACG TTATCTTATCTGAAAGATGTACCAATCTGTGAACCTGACGTAATTGTTAATAACTTCGAAAACATCAGTTTAACTCCATCAACAATAGGTTATAAATGCACTTCCGCGTGCTCCCGAATCGAGAACACTGTAACATTGGCGACGAGCATTGACACCGATCCGGACCCATCGTACATGTTTCGAATAGAAGCCAGTTTCACTTATTTGGAGTATGAGCAATATAAGGAGATACGAACTACAAGTACAGCTGGTTTTATTTCTGAACTTGGTGGACAAGCTGGGTTATTTGTTGGAAGTTCTGTGATGAGCTTTGTGCAACTTTTCAATTCGGTGTTTATTCAAATCTATAAAAT ACTTCGGAACTACTGTAACAAAAAAGGGATTAGAGTTCGTATCGGCCTTTACCAAACTCATCCAAGTGAACCAGCTGACAAATATTATGAGAGGGATGCCGCTTTATCTGATGAACCTCCGTATCCACTAGACACTATACTAGAAGTTGAAGAACCAAATACAATGGATGCAGATGGAATGCTTTTAGAAGCTGGTGACCCAATATCAGAAGTAGATGCTATTGAGCTTGAAACTTGGAGCTCAGTATCAGAAATTGAATCTTTTGATTCTTCTAACTATCTTCCAACACCATCATTCTCGTCAAGTGAGCAACATTCTACAATTTGTGAAGAACCGGAAGATATCAGAACCGCCAAATTGATATGGATTCGAGAAAATCGCGAAATGGATCTATAA
- the C46A5.1 gene encoding Tyrosine-protein phosphatase domain-containing protein (Confirmed by transcript evidence): MKAVDQAPKKKSHERKRKEKRVHTGNGTAKKHHKRKSRSKSKNKPKNGLSCCRKKKKKSKKSKSKVTKKQPKKKVIKPLAPVPNEQLGEVVLVKNVKLPETPQKPENDTPVKDGLKPPRTTNSVEKINLSKESFNLSNEKIASDNGTEEKMEKKNVDSPADIQDGLKGKSKQKSEEKVHQKAKDDAKRGDECNKFKISDEKLTKWKLVAQETLKDDANIAVNEFEKVSGYLPPHISKNHFVSNMDKNRFVDVICMDHSRVKLTDSSYIHANWVDLNSSKKAILTQLPLSHTASDFWQMIIDQKIKCVLLIMTDGEFNKFGGNSVFPQNQDFLKFEDRFIRVGEFKQVELGKGWNLKVLSVSNGTYKTFIHVHHYKNWPHGSIPSDVKQIWQVQSYLRKYTDGHPPVYMSMSGCGRAGTFALFETAHMSLHNEQPSLNMVKCLENVRNGRLHSVQNLSQFSVVYTLIAEHVLGNGIGKKDVEEQENSIDNILRQLTIQ; encoded by the exons ATGAAAGCAGTAGATCAAGCTCCCAAAAAGAAATCTCACGAGAGGAAACGTAAGGAAAAGAGAGTTCATACTGGAAATGGCACGGCCAAAAAGCATCACAAACGAAAATCGAGAAGCAAATCAAAGAATAAACCGAAAAACGGATTATCGTGTTGtcggaagaagaagaagaaatcgaagaaaagCAAATCTAAAGTGACAAAGAAGCAAccgaagaaaaaagttataaaaccATTGGCACCGGTTCCAAATGAG cAGCTTGGAGAAGTCGTTCTCGTTAAAAATGTCAAACTTCCGGAAACACCACAAAAGCCAGAAAATG ataCCCCGGTAAAAGATGGCTTGAAACCACCGAGAACAACAAATTCTGTTGAAAAGATTAATCTCTCTAAAGAATCGTTTAACCTTTCCAACGAAAAAATCGCAAGTGATAATGgaacagaagaaaaaatggaaaaaaagaacgTAGATTCTCCAGCAGACATTCAAGATGGTTTAAAAGGGAAAAGTAAACAGAAATCGGAAGAAAAGGTTCATCAGAAGGCTAAGGACGATGCGAAAAGAG GTGACGAAtgcaacaaattcaaaatatcggACGAAAAGTTGACTAAATGGAAATTGGTAGCACAGGAAACTTTGAAGGATGATGCAAACATTGCTGTT AACGAATTCGAGAAAGTATCCGGGTACTTACCACCACATATaagcaaaaatcattttgtttCTAACAtggataaaaatcgatttgttGACGTCATTTGCATGGATCATTCACGTGTTAAGCTCACTGATTCTTCATATATTCATGCTAATTGGGTTGATTTGAATAGTTCAAAAAAGGCAATATTGACACAATTACCGCTTTCTCATACTGCttctgatttttggcaaatgatTATCGATCAGAAAATCAAATGTGTTTTGTTGATTATGACCGACGgagaatttaataaatttggtggaaattcggtttttccacaaaatca agattttctgaaattcgaaGACCGATTCATTCGAGTTGGAGAATTCAAACAGGTTGAGCTTGGAAAAGGATGGAATCTGAAAGTGTTGAGTGTTTCAAATGGAACCTACAAGAC ATTCATTCATGTCCATCACTACAAAAACTGGCCTCATGGATCAATCCCGTCGGATGTAAAACAGATTTGGCAGGTACAATCGTATCTTCGAAAGTACACAGACGGTCATCCACCTGTTTATATGAGCATGTCTGGGTGTGGAAGAGCTGGAacatttgcactttttgagaCAGCACACATGTCATTGCACAATGAGCAACCATCGTTAAATATGGtcaaatgtttggaaaat gTTCGCAATGGGAGACTTCACTCTGTTCAGAATTTGAGTCAATTTTCGGTAGTCTACACTTTGATTGCAGAGCATGTTCTTGGAAat GGAATTGGCAAAAAGGATGTTGAAGAACAAGAGAACAGCATAGACAACATTTTGAGACAACTGACAATTCAATGA
- the rdl-1 gene encoding Rentinal Degeneration 3-Like (Product from WormBase gene class rdl;~Confirmed by transcript evidence), with translation MFRWLFQSEGVTRSFDTPSETQSARDDRKTIGDYADNFLLFDLVMGEVEMAVIRFEIEKEEKEEAERKAERRPDYSWLISGNMNRARKQLSINEKNRIENACERLKPCEWSKTIDTWKIKTQNPSTRDQIIENFVIATHETIQSRKHEPTITEVLKNFATGRSGSLHTVSHGELPRVGSGRNISELSFIELQEMV, from the exons atgttccgcTGGTTGTTCCAAAGTGAGGGTGTCACTAGAAGTTTCGATACACCATCAGAAACTCAAAGTGCACGTGATGACAGAAAAACAATCGGAGATTATGCtgataattttcttctttttgatcTCGTTATGGGTGAAGTTGAAATGGCTGTTATTcggtttgaaattgaaaaagaagaaaaagaagaagccgaGAGAAAAGCAGAAAGACGCCCCGATTATTCATGGCTCATATCTGGAAATATGAATCGAGCAAGGAAACAACTTTCGATTAAT GAGAAGAACAGAATTGAAAACGCATGTGAACGTCTAAAACCATGTGAGTGGTCAAAAACAATTGACAcgtggaaaataaaaacacag aatcCAAGTACTCGTGATCAAATCATTGAGAATTTTGTGATAGCCACTCACGAGACAATTCAATCCAGAAAACATGAGCCAACAATCactgaagttttgaaaaattttgcgacGGGAAGATCTGGAAGTTTGCATACGGTGAGCCATGGAGAATTGCCACGTGTCGGATCGGGAAGAAATATATCGGAACTTTCATTCATTGAATTACAAGAAATGGTATAA